The following proteins are co-located in the Apium graveolens cultivar Ventura chromosome 5, ASM990537v1, whole genome shotgun sequence genome:
- the LOC141660738 gene encoding uncharacterized protein LOC141660738, which produces MRLHKEGIDEIEAEILKSFDKWLLQIGDGPLYDLPEQELIRIPQELCKLSSNDPMQDIVNEVYRLLLESYEDPTYLKERAILTPKNETVHELNDFLMNMIPREERTYLSYDSVFTHGQVYVALSRVSTSDGLVIVNADSEVKDQHTLFTKRSSITFRPQHATETLLIIYNSDIEYSDEHIGGPEVDDTT; this is translated from the exons AGGCTCCATAAAGAAGGGATTGATGAAATAGAGGCGGAAATATTAAAATcatttgataaatggctgttacAGATTGGAGATGGTCCCCTGTACGACCTCCCTGAACAGGAACTAATAAGAATTCCACAGGAACTATGCAAGTTATCAAGCAACGACCCAATGCAAGACATTGTTAACGAGGTCTACCGTTTACTGTTGGAAAGTTACGAGGATCCTACATATCTGAAAGAGCGTGCTATATTAACACCCAAAAATGAAACTGTTCATGAGTTGAATGACTTTCTAATGAACATGATACCGAGAGAGGAAAGAACATATCTAAGTTACGATAGT GTTTTCACGCATGGACAAGTGTATGTTGCCCTGTCAAGAGTCAGCACGAGTGATGGACTAGTCATAGTCAACGCTGATTCAGAAGTGAAGGACCAACATACATTGTTTACAAAGAGGTCTTCAATAACATTCAGGCCCCAACATGCGACAGAG ACCCTTCTAATTATATACAACTCTGATATTGAATACTCAGATGAACACATTGGTGGACCTGAGGTGGATGACACAACATGA
- the LOC141661621 gene encoding putative peroxygenase 4 has product MALSLAGPKAPANKEIQSIEGMDIDHHHHHDGNVLQKHVTFFDQNNDGIIYPWETFRGFREIGCGLLLSSVAAVFINLGLSAKTRTGKFPSLLFPIEIKNITKAKHGSDSGVYDKEGRFVNSKFEEMFAKHAHTNSSALTSDEVMALLKSNREPKDYKGWLAAYTEWKILYILCKDENGLLLKDKVRGVYDGSLFEHLAKENKLKSSNKKSA; this is encoded by the exons ATGGCCTTGTCTCTTGCTGGTCCAAAAGCTCCTGCAAATAAAGAAATTCAGTCCATAG AAGGAATGGATatagatcatcatcatcatcacgACGGTAACGTTCTTCAGAAGCATGTTACTTTCTTCGATCAGAATAATGATGGGATCATCTACCCTTGGGAGACTTTTCGAG GATTCCGTGAAATTGGGTGCGGACTTCTGTTGTCCTCCGTTGCTGCAGTTTTCATCAACCTCGGCCTCAGTGCCAAAACTCGCACT GGTAAATTTCCTTCTCTGTTGTTTCCAATAGAGATAAAGAACATCACTAAGGCCAAACATGGGAGTGATAGTGGTGTCTATGATAAGGAAGGAAG GTTTGTGAATTCAAAGTTCGAAGAGATGTTCGCCAAGCATGCACACACAAATTCATCAGCATTAACATCCGACGAGGTGATGGCATTGCTTAAATCAAACAGAGAACCGAAGGACTACAAAGGATG GCTTGCAGCTTATACAGAATGGAAGATCTTATACATCCTTTGCAAAGACGAGAACGGATTGTTACTTAAAGATAAAGTCAGAGGCGTATATGATGGGAGCTTGTTCGAACATTTGGCTAAAGAAAACAAACTAAAGTCGTCCAACAAAAAATCAGCTTGA
- the LOC141661622 gene encoding uncharacterized protein LOC141661622, with protein sequence MALEWVILGYAAAAEAVMVLLLTIPGLDGLRKGLVAVTRNLLKPFLSIVPFCLFLLMDIYWKYETRPSCESPGSCTPTEHLRHQKSMIKSQRNALLIASALLFYWLLFTVTRLVVQIEQLNQRLEKLKNQD encoded by the coding sequence ATGGCGTTAGAATGGGTTATTCTGGGCTACGCCGCGGCCGCAGAAGCCGTAATGGTGCTCCTCCTAACAATCCCAGGTCTCGACGGCCTCCGTAAAGGCCTCGTTGCCGTGACACGTAATCTTCTCAAACCGTTTCTCTCTATTGTTCCTTTCTGTTTGTTTTTACTGATGGATATTTACTGGAAATACGAGACTCGTCCGAGTTGCGAATCGCCTGGATCGTGCACGCCCACGGAGCATTTGAGGCACCAGAAATCGATGATTAAGAGTCAGCGTAATGCGTTGTTGATTGCTTCGGCTTTGTTGTTTTACTGGTTGCTTTTTACAGTTACCAGATTGGTGGTGCAGATTGAGCAGTTGAATCAGCGTCTTGAGAAATTGAAGAATCAGGATTGA